AGGAAGGAAACATCATGACTACCACCACCTACCAGATCACCGGAATGACCTGCGGCCACTGCGAGATGAGCGTCCGCGAGGAAATCAGTGAGATCGAGGGCGTCACCTCGGTTACCGCAAGCAGTGCTGACGGCACTGCCACCGTCGAGTCCGCTGCGCCCCTCGACCTCGGTGCGGTGCGCGCTGCAGTCGAGGAGGCCGGCTATGAGCTCGTCGACGCCAAGTAGCGCGGTCGCCCCGGAGCACCAAGCAGCTCCGGGGAGCACCACCGACACCCCAAACTTT
This DNA window, taken from Gulosibacter molinativorax, encodes the following:
- a CDS encoding heavy-metal-associated domain-containing protein, which translates into the protein MTTTTYQITGMTCGHCEMSVREEISEIEGVTSVTASSADGTATVESAAPLDLGAVRAAVEEAGYELVDAK